The Branchiostoma lanceolatum isolate klBraLanc5 chromosome 1, klBraLanc5.hap2, whole genome shotgun sequence genomic sequence AGGGATTTAACCATACCCACGGATTTCGCCGCTTTCTCCGAGCGATGTTATTTATATAACGGGGTTTACATAAGCCACAAATGTAATTCAATCATGTCCTTAATATCATCAGAGGTTTTGGTAATTGTCAAAATTCTGATCCTTGGGTGATATACTACGCTGTAGGTCCTGTTCTAATCTATTCCCAGTGGAAATGTGTTCAACATTTTACAGTTATAATTTGTGGAGAGAGTGGAACGAGTCGCAAAACATACAATATACTTTCCACAATGCAGATATTTTTCCTCTCGAATCATACAATCCAGTGACGAAATATATATATCTCTACACTGTCATGGCGAAGTATACATTTCCCAGCGAGCCTTATACCATAAAGCTGTGGGTGCTGCCTATCATGGGCCTACCTGACGCAATCTTGAGTTGGTGGTCTTTTCTGTTACTGTATGTTTGCTTGTAAAGTGTAGATAAGGATATGTGACAACATTCTGCGGCACAAGACAGTCGAATTTCGTACGGCACACCACAAAAGTGATCTTGAGCCAGTTAAGCTctctgaagagctattcttccactggttacAGCAGAaaagacagatgctatatacagtattcataggttcattgtaccagggaaattcccctagctttttttgacaagcacaatgtcaATGAACGGTGGACCACGTCTTAACGTCCCgttctaaggactgcgatccttTCCAGTAGTGTCTGTCGGATACATGAGCGAGACAGTCGGGATTCGAACACACGGCTTCTTGGTCTGGAGGCAGGGCCACTTACCAAAAACCACGCGCGCTACTGGCACTCCAAGAATCACGGTCCTCAACCTGCAGCCGTAAACCAGCCGTAGTCGTACGACGCACTAGTCTGTGAAAATGGCTGCAGTCACtgatgctttggtcccatttcaaaaccggggcccggccgggcagcttgtttgtacgaaaactatgatacaaaagacaacaaaaggcaCGAAAAGTAAAAAAGTTACTCCTAGccatgtattgtgtattttcttgatatgtatttttttttcgtttttgcaaacagcccggtAGGTctccggattggaaatgggaccgaagcataacaaGGCCTGACTCCCAGCCAAGTCTACAGTATTAACCTCCGCACAAATTGTCCCCATCGATCGCCACGATTACGGCTTCTCTGCAGTCGATGTTTCGCCCAGGAGTTTTCTGTAGAAATGCacatttgtattttgttcaGGAGACAGTAAATCGATGTGGAAACAGACGGTGTTAAAGTGGGCCCATAAACAAGGAAATTAGTCTTAGAGCCTGACAAGACGACTCCATTCTACTGTTGATGACAGGTTCGTTGGTCTCAAACAGATAAATTTCATTTCACTACAATGAAATCCACGGAATGTTCAATGTTATGACAGAAATGTTGATGTTTGCATCCACTTGTAAATACTATTTCTTATGACATCATCAATGACCTAATTAAATGTGATTGGTTAAGATGAGTTGGCTTATGGAACTACATTTCTGGGGAATGGGGATGATTTTCGTTAAAAGctcaaatgaaaatgacagaaacgCATTACTTGTAGTTGTAATACAGTGCGATAGCGTCTTCGTGTGAGCAGTTGTTAAAAAACGCCACCTAGCGGAAATATATCTGCACCCGTTGAACTTTGCCTAATAAAGCTCATTACTTGTAGGGGCATCAATAAACTATGGAGTCGTGTAATGTGGTGCATTATTCTGTTGTAATCAATGTGATTAATCACAATAGCCAACATACAGTCAAATATCAACTTGAACCAATTATCAACTTGAACCATTCATTCTTCATTAGCTTCAAATACAGTCATATCATAATTAATGTACTAGTAATTATTGGATACTTTACTTACAAATATCTTaaggaaatgaatgaataacgTTCGCATCAGCATATTTCTAGAAGTAATAAAGCAAAACTAGTTACAGCAATCTCTAGCACCTTCTCATACTAGTACTATTGTCTGACTATTCACAAAATCAATAGAAAGTATCTTTTGGAATATTCTGCCATCAGTGCTAATAAATATTGAGAATTCATCTTGAGAGAGGGTGGAGTGTCCCAGTGACAATGAAGGAAAGAAATTTTCACGTTTGATCCATTCAAAAAATGTTATCCAATCAAAAATCCTATGACTATAAGCCTCCTTGGCCACAGGAGTATACAATCTGTGATGTTTTTCCTTGAAATTTATGTAAATATCCCTTTTAAAGTTCAAAAATACTCTTGGACACCAAGAGATGCTCTTGGACACcaagactttgttttcatttgactGACAGTGAAAGACATTTTGGAATGTTTGAGAACCAGGACATTGGCTTGGTACAGCCTAATGCCTGATGATGCATTGATCCTTTTCAGAAGCATAAATACTTGCTCTACATATTGGAATTCTAACGATATTACAAAACTGATTCAAGCTGTGCACGTACATATAAGGCACCCCGAAAGATGCACACagaatatttttgtgtgtaacgttactacttCCAGTCAAAAACTACTGATACTTCTAGTGTGTGATATTTACTGATACTTCTACATTTCTTCCCACTGTTCTTCTCCATTATCATTTTCATCAACATCAGACTCAGAATCATGATAATTCTTGCCATAGCCTTCTACAACAGAGAAGGAGATGTTCCGCCAAGCTGCCAGTTTCCTCAGGTACTCCAGGTCTGTCGTCTTCAGTTTCTCACAATTCACCACCATCACCTCGCTGAAGTTATTTGCTGTGTTCATCAAGGCCTCGATTGTTTTCCGCGTGATGCAATGACATTCGATCAACTTCAAAGTCTGGAGACTCTCAAACTTGTTGTACTTCATCACATCGGTCATGAAGTCATCTGTGAAGCAATGAACATACTCCAGGTGCAGTCGTTTCAACTTAGGGGcgtttttcagcactcgttccAGCTGGTAGTGGACAGACTCTTCTGGCACGTCGTCAACATAGATGTCAAGTTGAAAGTATTCAATACTTTGGAATACAGAGTCTTTTACCTGCCGGGCTGGCTCTTCAGCAACACCTTGTACATTCTGAAATGCTAAAGACAGCACCACAGGACAATGGGAGGCGACAGCAAGCACGTCTACTTCTGAGAAATCAATAAGTGTTACCTTCTCCAACATAGCACCAACTTTACTCAAGAAGGGGATAACGTCCCTCTGAAATGTGCCATTGCTGAGCTCCGGGTTGGAATCTGCAAGTGCTAAAATCTTCAGTTGGAAAAGACTCAGCAAAACCTCTTCGTCTATGTCTGCCACCATCTCTACGTTAATCACAAGATTCGTTAGGTTGGGGCATAACTTCAAGGCCTTGATGTATGAAGCCGGTGCTGGTGTGAATGTTTTCTCGCCTGGTGAATCTTTCGCAGTCGCCGATGAAAAGCTGACATAGTCAAGCTTAAGAGGGCTCAGGGGAAGGTCGTGTAGAAGACACTCCTGATAGATGCCATACACAACAAACCCAATGTTGTGCTCAGTGTACAATTCTTTCAGCTCTTTCAAGGCTCTTATTACATAGGATACACCAAAGAGGGTGACTTTGGTTAAATCGTACATCCACAGTTTAGTGACCTTCTTGCACCCCTCCCCCGATTCCCCCAAACCACACAGCTCAAACAAGCCGACATCTGTGACATTGGTCTTCATTATTCTTAGCTCTTGAAGTTCTGGACATCCACGAGCCAGAGTCATCATGGTAGTGTCGTCAGCTTTGGTATAGTTAATGTCCAGCACCCTCAGACGGGCAAAACTGCCCAGCATCAGCTGGATACTGCAAACTGGCAACTGTTTACGCCCGAGCAGTGAGACGTCTTCCAAGTTCTGTAAGTGAACGAAAAAATCTTCAAATTTGTGATTCATTCACTAGAAAAGAAGCAATGATGAAGCAAAcacttatatatatttttttcacattttaatgTTGATGCAACAAtttgtgaaatataaaaacagtTAATGACACAATTTTGTATGATAGAGGTTTTCTGTTCATTGAAGTCATAACCATTATAACATGAATCCCACTGCAACCATATTGGCAAGTAATTGGATCACAGCAGCAGAATATCAACATGCACAACAGACAAACATTTAAATCAATCATAGCGCAAATGACATCAAATGAAAAGTATGTATTGAAAAAAGTGGTGAAAGGTAGTTCaatatagcctttttgaggccgtaggggcagtggatcgttatccactgtgtctagggcggGGTATTGAcacctctccttccaccacattttacctccccagccgaagtcaggtacccatttttacagctgggtggagtggggagaGTCATGTTAATAActtttcccaagggtacaattGATAGCATGTCAGggaattcaaacccaggacctctcgtggctgggccaaacaccctaaccattataCCAACACGACGCCTCTAAACGACCAAAGGATGAAACAGATACAAAACTTACTGGGCATCTCATAGAAATGAGTTTAGCAGAGTCAACATCAATGATATCGAGACACTTCTCAAATCGCAGACACGTCAGTCTATCGTGCGCCACATAGTCCAGGTGCCAGGACTGCAGCTGTTCTGTCTGGATCAGGTGATCAAGCAACGACTGGTACAGGTTGGCACCTGGAACACAACTTGACAAATTACATCACAGGAGTCTTCGTCGCTTGCTAAGTTTGAAGCTTAGAAAATCAAAGCCGGAGCTTTTTT encodes the following:
- the LOC136447008 gene encoding uncharacterized protein isoform X2, translating into MTQDRAIGQHVVFQTTVIWSFLTTIFWIHSNLEDVSLLGRKQLPVCSIQLMLGSFARLRVLDINYTKADDTTMMTLARGCPELQELRIMKTNVTDVGLFELCGLGESGEGCKKVTKLWMYDLTKVTLFGVSYVIRALKELKELYTEHNIGFVVYGIYQECLLHDLPLSPLKLDYVSFSSATAKDSPGEKTFTPAPASYIKALKLCPNLTNLVINVEMVADIDEEVLLSLFQLKILALADSNPELSNGTFQRDVIPFLSKVGAMLEKVTLIDFSEVDVLAVASHCPVVLSLAFQNVQGVAEEPARQVKDSVFQSIEYFQLDIYVDDVPEESVHYQLERVLKNAPKLKRLHLEYVHCFTDDFMTDVMKYNKFESLQTLKLIECHCITRKTIEALMNTANNFSEVMVVNCEKLKTTDLEYLRKLAAWRNISFSVVEGYGKNYHDSESDVDENDNGEEQWEEM
- the LOC136447008 gene encoding uncharacterized protein isoform X1; the encoded protein is MTQDRAIGQHVVFQTTVIWSFLTTIFWIHSRMPVLKAPPTLKTSCLDVVCRLPREQWDGPHIAVWLPKITSDTRQPHNLCANLYQSLLDHLIQTEQLQSWHLDYVAHDRLTCLRFEKCLDIIDVDSAKLISMRCPNLEDVSLLGRKQLPVCSIQLMLGSFARLRVLDINYTKADDTTMMTLARGCPELQELRIMKTNVTDVGLFELCGLGESGEGCKKVTKLWMYDLTKVTLFGVSYVIRALKELKELYTEHNIGFVVYGIYQECLLHDLPLSPLKLDYVSFSSATAKDSPGEKTFTPAPASYIKALKLCPNLTNLVINVEMVADIDEEVLLSLFQLKILALADSNPELSNGTFQRDVIPFLSKVGAMLEKVTLIDFSEVDVLAVASHCPVVLSLAFQNVQGVAEEPARQVKDSVFQSIEYFQLDIYVDDVPEESVHYQLERVLKNAPKLKRLHLEYVHCFTDDFMTDVMKYNKFESLQTLKLIECHCITRKTIEALMNTANNFSEVMVVNCEKLKTTDLEYLRKLAAWRNISFSVVEGYGKNYHDSESDVDENDNGEEQWEEM